A single genomic interval of Camelina sativa cultivar DH55 chromosome 11, Cs, whole genome shotgun sequence harbors:
- the LOC104724104 gene encoding uncharacterized protein LOC104724104 — protein sequence MVNTARPGLCVLVRLSIRILFRCNQLCIKTLKEEILEIAIQIKHHFEFSSPFLPSLSFSVLFSSLFTLLKWPALDGESGGTRWPSPPDASGIVSVIETKMVEMSALNHLMATHDLQQAQHIEVLYDQLNRNVVVSNQVTASRSCKNQAIRAVLSGELI from the exons ATGGTCAATACTGCTCGACCAGGCCTATGCGTATTGGTCCGGCTGTCAATAAGAATCCTCTTCCGATGCAACCAG ctATGTATCAAAACACTCAAGGAGGAAATCTTGGAGATAGCGATCCAAATAAAACAccattttgagttttcttctccctttctaccttctctctccttctctgttctcttctcttctctcttcacttTGCTCAAATGGCCGGCCTTAGATGGAGAGAGTGGTGGAACACGATGGCCTTCCCCACCCGACGCATCTGGAATCGTATCAGTG ATAGAGACTAAGATGGTGGAGATGTCTGCGTTAAACCACTTGATGGCAACTCATGATCTGCAACAAGCCCAACATATAGAGGTTCTTTATGACCAG CTTAACCGCAATGTCGTTGTTAGCAATCAAGTCACCGCATCCCGCAGTTGCAAGAATCAAG CTATTCGAGCTGTTCTATCTGGTGAATTGATCTAA
- the LOC104724105 gene encoding uncharacterized protein LOC104724105 encodes MEESLKALRIRLKARKILVSSSHNELAIVVDHLFLRKESERYQTARALYDHCVANFPDCLALKLLQVYQASSDGVTRFRSIYQLSETLTDLRNRDFKLSLDSLYEIRRALIPCLTMQETKESDIKILRRIVSCVAYNVVELHKGEWDELGDCILTLASSEPVNAFHVFVDLPTVYKGFINKFKHKILEEASKVFLDPYRVEHWSLALQTLVKMWIQLVNTGMRVELIDVLMEIQVFPFVSSVKKLIEMEKELFLVKGLEDFERFFSRDMSLYHYTTDQCRFVSTLMSKIEGFGTHLTKEVVMRIKMLVTGQDNRAMKPHDDLKNRREEFDHGWNDHLKNLSSLEVLRIFASTELEDRSREIAIRRLKVLLSDHTSEKVEIDVAEIRELLPLLISCLKEGVSDSMFKVLAEVMNDVTYEMMICQDDECYELRDYIASSTTEFQRAVYIFQCLSVELVDEDFLYPVMDKLFPEIIKGLEPPGELLVDNRFWVSAFTGGFCAAAHLIEGPGNGGVVSKIAHKMIDSVRELVEREMEVGLVRRAFRDVETIVEKQLVWYSTSEYKFLKALLWRLYTIEGMKWESKIVLWRINVVVERDVKEEKKELPKEDEFDWANFTVEKVE; translated from the coding sequence ATGGAGGAATCTTTGAAAGCATTGCGAATTAGGTTGAAAGCGAGAAAGATTCTTGTGAGTTCAAGCCACAATGAACTAGCGATTGTTGTGGATCACCTCTTTCTGCGTAAAGAATCCGAACGATATCAAACAGCGCGAGCTCTGTACGATCACTGCGTCGCTAATTTCCCAGATTGCTTAGCCTTAAAGCTTCTTCAGGTCTATCAGGCTTCTTCCGATGGCGTCACCAGATTCCGATCGATCTATCAACTCTCCGAAACCCTCACCGATTTGAGAAACCGCGACTTCAAACTCTCTCTCGACTCTCTCTACGAAATCAGAAGGGCTTTGATTCCGTGCTTGACGATGCAAGAAACCAAAGAATCTGATATCAAGATCCTCAGAAGAATCGTGTCTTGTGTAGCTTACAATGTCGTGGAGTTGCATAAAGGCGAATGGGACGAGCTCGGCGATTGTATCTTAACACTGGCGAGTAGCGAACCTGTTAACGCTTTTCacgtttttgttgatttgccaACAGTATACAAGGGTTTCATCAACAAGTTTAAGCACAAAATCTTGGAGGAAGCTAGTAAGGTCTTTCTTGATCCTTATAGGGTCGAACATTGGAGCTTGGCTTTACAAACTCTTGTTAAAATGTGGATTCAGCTGGTGAATACAGGGATGAGGGTCGAGTTGATTGATGTGTTAATGGAGATTCAGGTTTTCCCTTTTGTGAGTTCAGTAAAGAAGCTAATTGAGATGGAAAAGGAACTGTTTTTGGTAAAAGGGCTTGAAGATTTCGAGAGGTTCTTCTCACGAGACATGAGTCTGTATCATTACACTACGGATCAGTGCCGTTTTGTGTCGACTTTAATGAGCAAGATCGAAGGATTTGGGACTCATTTGACCAAGGAGGTTGTGATGAGGATCAAAATGCTGGTTACAGGACAGGACAACCGAGCCATGAAACCACATGATGATCTTAAGAATCGTAGAGAAGAGTTTGACCATGGCTGGAATGATCATTTGAAGAATTTGTCTTCGCTGGAAGTCTTGAGAATCTTTGCGTCAACTGAACTTGAAGATAGGTCCAGAGAGATAGCTATCAGACGGCTCAAGGTCTTACTATCTGATCACACTTCAGAGAAGGTGGAAATAGATGTTGCAGAGATAAGAGAACTCCTACCATTGCTCATCTCTTGCTTAAAGGAAGGAGTTTCCGACAGTATGTTCAAAGTCCTAGCTGAGGTGATGAACGATGTTACGTATGAGATGATGATCTGCCAAGATGATGAATGCTATGAGCTACGCGATTATATTGCATCGAGTACAACGGAGTTTCAGAGAGCGGTTTATATCTTCCAATGCTTATCAGTGGAACTTGTTGATGAAGATTTTTTGTACCCTGTGATGGATAAACTTTTCCCTGAGATAATCAAAGGGCTAGAGCCACCAGGAGAGTTGTTGGTAGATAACAGGTTCTGGGTCTCAGCGTTTACCGGTGGCTTCTGTGCAGCAGCTCACTTGATAGAGGGCCCAGGTAACGGTGGCGTCGTTAGCAAGATTGCGCATAAGATGATAGATTCTGTAAGAGAGCTTGTTGAAAGAGAAATGGAAGTTGGGCTTGTGAGGAGAGCTTTCAGAGATGTTGAAACCATTGTGGAGAAACAGTTGGTATGGTACAGTACAAGCGAATACAAATTCCTTAAGGCTCTACTTTGGAGACTGTATACAATCGAAGGGATGAAATGGGAAAGTAAGATTGTATTGTGGAGAATCAACGTGGTAGTCGAGAGAGatgtgaaagaagagaagaaagagctaCCAAAGGAGGATGAGTTTGATTGGGCGAACTTTACAGTTGAAAAGGTTGAATAG
- the LOC104724106 gene encoding uncharacterized protein LOC104724106 yields MSESLNLRLKAREILVSPSHKDVAIVVNQLFLRKESKQYQTARALYDFCVANFPDCLALKLLKVFQSSPNGVTRFRSIYQLSLILTDLRNREFKLSLDSLYEIKRVLIPCLTRQETKESDIKILRRIVSCVAYNVMDLHKDEWDELGDCIFLLANKEPVKAFHVSLDLPPVYEEFIKKFLKIMLDKAKEVLVDPEESVVENWSLALQTLVKLGIQFFSTGMKRDVIKNIMRSQLVNVLQSAKMIVEIGQEKFLVRGLEDFERFLSRDMSLYEYTKDQCHFVSTFVTEIGNAREVGTQTKEIVSKIKKLLTKQAQRIQDHGAEFDRDWYDHLKDLSLLEVLEIFASSELKDRSREIAIRRVNVLLSDHTSKKMQIDFLVMRQLQPLLISCLRQQGITDSMFKVLGEVVSHVAYELFKHQDVTWYALRNYIASSKTEFQRAVYIFQCLTMPLEDEEFVVPVIEVLLPEITTRLNPPTELFVDNSCWVLAFTGAFFAAIHLIEVSSHVKSVKEIAHKMIDSVRELVETKMEVGLVRRAFRDVESIVKKQLRWYGTSEYLLVKGLLWRLYTIKGMKWESKIVLWRINVIVERGVDEMVKELPDNEFDWLNLTDEELE; encoded by the coding sequence ATGTCAGAATCTTTGAATCTTAGGTTGAAAGCGAGGGAGATTCTTGTGAGTCCAAGCCACAAAGACGTAGCGATTGTTGTGAATCAACTCTTTCTGCGTAAGGAATCCAAACAATATCAAACAGCGCGAGCTCTGTACGATTTCTGTGTCGCTAATTTCCCAGATTGCTTAGCCCTCAAGCTTCTTAAGGTCTTTCAATCTTCTCCCAATGGCGTCACCAGATTCCGATCAATCTATCAACTCTCCTTGATTCTCACTGATTTGAGAAACCGCGAGTTTAAACTCTCTCTCGACTCTCTTTATGAAATCAAAAGGGTTTTGATTCCGTGTTTGACAAGGCAAGAAACCAAAGAATCTGACATCAAGATCCTTAGAAGAATCGTGTCTTGTGTAGCTTACAATGTCATGGACTTGCATAAAGACGAATGGGACGAGCTCGGTGATTGTATCTTCTTGCTTGCAAATAAAGAACCTGTCAAGGCGTTTCACGTCTCCCTCGATTTGCCACCAGTCTACGAGGAGTTCAtcaagaagtttctgaagatTATGTTAGATAAAGCTAAGGAGGTTTTGGTTGATCCTGAGGAAAGTGTAGTTGAAAATTGGAGCTTGGCTTTACAGACTCTTGTTAAATTGGGGATTCAGTTTTTCAGTACAGGTATGAAACGGGACGTGATTAAGAATATAATGAGATCTCAGCTTGTGAATGTTCTGCAATCAGCAAAAATGATAGTGGAGATTGGACAGGAAAAGTTTTTGGTACGAGGGCTTGAAGATTTCGAAAGGTTCCTCTCAAGAGACATGAGTCTGTATGAGTACACTAAAGATCAATGCCACTTTGTGTCGACGTTCGTGACAGAGATAGGAAATGCCAGAGAAGTAGGAACACAGACCAAGGAGATCGTGAGCAAGATCaaaaagttgttgacaaaacaaGCTCAGAGAATTCAAGATCATGGAGCAGAATTTGACCGTGATTGGTATGATCATTTGAAAGATTTATCTTTACTAGAAGTCTTAGAGATCTTTGCGTCAAGTGAACTTAAAGATAGGTCCAGAGAGATAGCAATCAGAAGGGTCAATGTCTTACTCTCTGATCACACTTCAAAGAAAATGCAAATAGACTTTTTAGTGATGAGACAACTCCAGCCGTTGCTTATCTCTTGCCTTCGGCAACAAGGAATCACAGACAGTATGTTTAAAGTCTTAGGTGAGGTGGTGAGTCACGTTGCGTATGAGTTGTTCAAACACCAAGATGTCACATGGTACGCTTTACGCAATTATATAGCATCGAGTAAAACAGAGTTTCAGAGAGCGGTTTATATCTTCCAGTGTTTAACAATGCCGCTTGAAGATGAGGAGTTTGTGGTTCCTGTGATTGAAGTTCTTCTCCCAGAGATAACCACAAGGCTAAACCCACCAACAGAGTTATTTGTAGATAACAGTTGTTGGGTTTTGGCGTTTACGGGTGCCTTCTTTGCAGCAATTCACTTGATAGAGGTCTCAAGTCACGTTAAATCCGTTAAGGAGATTGCACATAAGATGATAGATTCAGTGAGAGAGCTTgtagaaacaaaaatggaagTTGGGCTTGTGAGGAGAGCTTTCAGAGATGTGGAAAGTATTGTGAAGAAACAATTGCGATGGTATGGTACAAGCGAGTACTTATTGGTTAAGGGTCTGCTTTGGAGACTGTATACAATCAAAGGCATGAAATGGGAAAGTAAGATTGTGTTGTGGAGAATCAACGTGATTGTTGAGAGAGGAGTGGATGAAATGGTCAAAGAGCTGCCAGATAATGAGTTTGATTGGTTGAACCTTACTGATGAGGAGCTTGAATAG
- the LOC104724107 gene encoding probable LRR receptor-like serine/threonine-protein kinase At5g37450, translating to MKEMMGVVGFILVLSSCFLSLLDAQQITHPTDVSALQYVHRKLKDPMNHLQDWTKTDPCASNWTGVLCISDPSDGFLHVKELRLLNMNLTGQLAPELGLLSNLTILNFMWNDLTGQVPPELGNLTHLIFLLLSGNQLTGPLPQELGSLSNLLILQIDYNEISGELPTSLANLKKLKHFHMNNNSITGQIPPEYSSLTDVLHFLMDNNNLTGNLPPELSQMPSLRILQLDGNNFDDTEIPSSYGSIPHLVKLSLRNCKLKGPIPDLSQSPFLYYLDISSNKLTGEIPKNKFSANITTINLYNNMLNGSIPTNFSGLPRLQRLQVQDNNLSGEIPVIWEDRSFNTTEKLTLDLRNNKFSNVSSVLLNPPSNVTVKLYGNPVCTNVNGGKLADLCGISTVEVESPGTSSSEENTTNGDSDCKRQSCPLSENYDYVIGAPVACFCAAPLGIALRLRSPSFSDFRPYRVSYMLDVASPNNLGINPYQISIDSFSWQSGPRLAMSMKIYPEYSELNSKFNTTEVQRIVDFFATFTLDTDDSLGPYEIINIDTGAYKDVTIKFPKQSGTSKGGKIGIVLGAIAFFLVLSSLALIFFIRRSKQKRKTKEVDMEREHHIPKSPMNMESVKGYNFAELDSATSSFSDLSQIGRGGYGKVYKGHLPGGLVVAVKRAEQGSLQGQQEFFTEIELLSRLHHRNLVSLLGYCDQKKEQMLVYEYMPNGSLQDALSARFRQPLSFGLRLGIALGSARGILYLHTEADPPIIHRDIKPSNILLDSKLNPKVADFGISKLIALDGGGVQRDHVTTIVKGTPGYVDPEYYLSHRLTEKSDVYSLGIVFLEILTGMRPISHGRNIVREVNEACEAGMMMSVIDGSMGQYSEECVKRFMELAIRCCQDNPEARPTMLEIVRELENLYGMLPKEDKPFSSPSVQSSASGMSGFAAASTRGSYTNFYDFTANQLVSGVIPSIAPR from the exons atgaaagagatgaTGGGTGTAGTTGGATTCATTCTAGTgttgtcttcttgtttcttgtctTTGCTGGATGCCCAACAGATCACTCATCCGACTGATG ttaGTGCTCTGCAGTATGTTCACCGTAAACTGAAGGACCCTATGAATCATCTTCAAGACTGGACAAAGACGGATCCATGCGCTTCTAATTGGACCGGTGTCCTCTGCATCTCTGATCCTTCTGATGGCTTTCTTCATGTTAAAGAGTT GCGGTTGCTAAACATGAACCTCACCGGACAACTGGCACCTGAACTCGGCTTGCTATCAAATCTTACCATATT GAACTTTATGTGGAACGATCTCACCGGTCAGGTTCCACCAGAACTAGGAAACTTGACTCATCTCATCTTCTT GCTACTAAGTGGGAATCAATTGACAGGACCTTTGCCTCAAGAACTCGGTTCTCTTTCCAATCTCTTAATTCTTCAGATAGACTACAATGAAATTAGTGGAGAACTTCCAACCTCCTTGGCAAATCTGAAAAAACTGAAGCATTT TCACATGAACAACAACTCAATCACGGGTCAGATTCCGCCCGAGTACTCTTCCTTAACCGATGTTTTGCACTT CTTAATGGACAATAACAATCTAACCGGAAATCTTCCACCGGAGCTCTCTCAGATGCCAAGCTTAAGAATTCT ACAATTGGATGGTAACAACTTTGATGACACTGAGATACCATCTTCTTACGGATCGATACCACATCTTGTCAAACT GAGTCTCAGAAACTGCAAATTAAAAGGACCAATTCCTGATTTGAGCCAATCTCCGTTTCTCTATTACTT AGATATTTCCTCCAACAAACTCACAGGAGAAATTCCCAAGAACAAGTTCTCTGCAAACATTACAACTAT TAACCTATACAACAATATGCTCAACGGATCCATCCCTACAAACTTTTCAGGCCTTCCTCGGTTACAAAGACT gcAAGTGCAGGACAACAACTTGAGCGGGGAGATTCCTGTGATATGGGAGGATAGGAGCTTTAACACAACGGAGAAACTTACCTT GGACTTGAGGAACAACAAGTTTTCAAATGTGTCAAGCGTTCTTTTAAACCCTCCTTCGAATGTCACAGTCAA GCTTTACGGAAACCCAGTTTGTACAAATGTAAATGGAGGAAAGCTAGCTGATCTATGCGGCATCTCAACGGTAGAAGTGGAATCTCCTGGGACGTCTTCTTCGGAGGAGAACACAACTAATGGAGACTCAGACTGCAAACGCCAGTCGTGTCCCTTAAGTGAAAACTACGATTACGTGATTGGTGCTCCAGTTGCGTGTTTCTGCGCTGCACCACTTGGCATTGCACTTCGGCTTAGGAGTCCAAGTTTCTCTGACTTTAGACCTTACAGAGTCTCCTACATGCTCGATGTGGCCTCCCCAAACAATCTCGGGATAAATCCTTATCAGATATCTATTGACTCATTCTCATGGCAATCGGGTCCAAGGCTAGCCATGAGCATGAAGATTTATCCTGAGTACAGTGAATTAAACAGTAAATTCAACACTACTGAGGTTCAACGTATTGTAGACTTCTTTGCAACTTTTACTTTGGATACTGATGATTCTCTCGGCCCCTACGAGATTATTAATATCGACACTGGTGCATACAAAGACG TTACTATCAAATTCCCGAAACAATCGGGAACGAGCAAAGGCGGCAAAATTGGAATCGTTTTAGGAGCAATTGCTTTCTTCCTTGTATTGTCCTCTCTAGCTTTGATCTTCTTTATTAGAAGAAgcaaacagaagagaaaaacTAAGGAAGTTGACATGGAACGAGAACATCACA TTCCCAAATCTCCAATGAACATGGAGAGTGTGAAGGGTTACAATTTCGCGGAACTTGATTCAGCAACAAGCAGTTTCAGTGATCTTTCTCAGATTGGCAGAGGAGGCTATGGGAAGGTCTACAAAGGCCATTTACCAGGTGGACTAGTTGTAGCGGTCAAACGTGCAGAGCAAGGTTCTCTGCAAGGTCAACAAGAGTTCTTCACAGAGATCGAGTTGCTCTCCCGTCTACATCACCGAAACCTTGTTTCTTTGCTTGGCTACTGCGATCAGAAAAAAGAACAG ATGTTGGTATATGAGTACATGCCCAACGGTTCTCTTCAAGACGCACTCTCTG CGAGGTTCAGACAGCCACTGAGTTTTGGGCTGAGACTGGGAATAGCACTCGGGTCTGCGAGGGGGATTCTGTATCTACACACAGAAGCTGACCCACCAATCATTCACCGAGACATTAAACCAAGCAACATTCTTTTAGACAGCAAGCTCAACCCTAAAGTTGCAGACTTTGGGATCTCAAAGCTCATAGCACTAGATGGTGGTGGAGTGCAAAGGGATCACGTAACTACCATTGTCAAAGGCACCCCT GGATATGTGGATCCAGAATATTACTTGAGCCACAGGCTAACGGAGAAGAGTGACGTATACAGCCTCGGCATTGTCTTTTTGGAAATCCTAACGGGAATGCGTCCCATCTCACACGGAAGAAACATCGTCCGGGAGGTGAATGAAGCGTGCGAAGCTGGGATGATGATGTCAGTGATAGACGGCAGCATGGGGCAGTACTCGGAGGAATGTGTGAAGAGATTCATGGAACTTGCCATCAGATGTTGTCAGGACAACCCAGAAGCGCGTCCGACGATGCTGGAAATCGTGAGGGAGCTGGAGAACCTCTACGGGATGCTTCCAAAAGAAGATAAGCCATTTTCAAGCCCTTCAGTTCAATCCTCTGCTTCAGGAATGTCAGGCTTTGCTGCTGCTTCCACAAGAGGCAGTTATACTAACTTCTATGACTTCACAGCTAACCAGCTCGTCAGTGGCGTCATTCCCTCCATCGCACCGCGCTGA